Genomic segment of Williamwhitmania sp.:
TAGGTTCGCTCATGCGCACCATCTCCACAAGGGTATCAATCTTATCCCAGCTAGTTGCCAGCGTTTTAAGCAGGGTAGCCAGCAGCTTGGTAGCATTGCTGCTGGCCGCCGCATCAACCCGACGTTGCTGCAAACCATACTATGCTCTAGTGGGCTGTTTTAATAATTTAGATGCCAATGGTTAATTATTAATTGTTTTTCAATATTTTGTTGGTATTTACAAGCATTATTACCGTATTAAAGCATTATTGTTGGTATTTACAAACATTCTTGTTTTGTAATTAGGTTAATATATATTATCTTTGATGGCAATTACCAACATTAATTACAACTTTTTCACTTAACGATGGGAAATACTAACATAAATTGGGTTGAGATGTCAGATGTGGCTATTGTGCATCAAGTGGGAAGCTACCTCAAGCATATCCGCCTGCAACAAAACAAAACCCAACATCAGCTGGCGGAGCTGGCAGGGTTAAATAGGTGGACCATTAGTCAGGTAGAAAAGGGTGAATCCATAACCTTAACCAGCTTGGTTCAAATATTACGCGCCTTAGACATTCTTTACGTATTAAATGATTTTGAGGTATCCAATGAAGTTAGTCCGTTGGAATACGCCAAGCTCAAGAGACAACAGAAGCAACGAGCTAGAGGTAAAAACAGCCCAAATAAAGAGGACGTAGGATGGTAGATGTAGCTGAAATAAAAATATGGGGGAACCTGGTTGGCGCTGTTCGTTGGGATGAAGAGCAGCAGCTGGGCAGTTTTCAGTACGATCCTAAGTTCATTCAAAAAGGTTGGGATTTGTCCCCTCTTAAAATGCCAATTGCTGAGGGCTCCCGCATTTATAGCTTTCCCGAGCTCAGGAAAGGAAGAAACGAAACAGAAAATACCTTCAAAGGTTTACCTGGTTTGCTATCGGATGCCCTGCCGGATAAATACGGCAATAAACTGATCAACACATGGCTAGCGCAACAAGGAAGATCGGAGAATAGCATGAACCCTGTAGAAAAATTGTGTTTTATTGGCACAAGGGGAATGGGAGCCTTAGAATTCGAGCCCGCTCAGGCTAAATCGGGAAAAAGAAGCTTTTCTGTTGAGGTAGATGCCTTGGTAGATGTTGCAAAAAAAATGCTCAACGCAAGGGAGTCCTTTTTAACAAACCTGAGCAAAGAAGAAGCGCAGGCTATGAGGGAGATTCTTAGGATAGGTACCTCTGCCGGAGGAGCTAGACCAAAGGCTGTTATTGCGTACAACTCAAAAACTGGAGAAGTACGGTCAGGGCAAGGAAACGTTCCTCAAGGATTTGAGCACTGGCTGATAAAGCTAGATGGTGTAAGCGATGAGCAGCTGGGAGAAAGTAGCGGTTGGGGTCGCGTAGAGTATGCCTATTACCTGATGGCAACTGATTGTGGTATAGAAATGAGCGATTGTAAGTTGATGGAAGAAAACGG
This window contains:
- a CDS encoding type II toxin-antitoxin system HipA family toxin, which gives rise to MVDVAEIKIWGNLVGAVRWDEEQQLGSFQYDPKFIQKGWDLSPLKMPIAEGSRIYSFPELRKGRNETENTFKGLPGLLSDALPDKYGNKLINTWLAQQGRSENSMNPVEKLCFIGTRGMGALEFEPAQAKSGKRSFSVEVDALVDVAKKMLNARESFLTNLSKEEAQAMREILRIGTSAGGARPKAVIAYNSKTGEVRSGQGNVPQGFEHWLIKLDGVSDEQLGESSGWGRVEYAYYLMATDCGIEMSDCKLMEENGRVHFITKRFDRDGNSKHHIQTLCGLQHYDFNDMFGYSYEQLFQTMRMLRLSYPQAEQMFRRMVFNVLATNYDDHTKNFSFRMKQGEKWELAPAYDLCFSFDPTNHWVSQQTLSVNGKRLHITRDDLLKIAKENNIKKGEIIVDHINAVVKEWIGYADKASVRNDLAFSINENLNTL
- a CDS encoding helix-turn-helix transcriptional regulator, which gives rise to MGNTNINWVEMSDVAIVHQVGSYLKHIRLQQNKTQHQLAELAGLNRWTISQVEKGESITLTSLVQILRALDILYVLNDFEVSNEVSPLEYAKLKRQQKQRARGKNSPNKEDVGW